A genome region from Cervus elaphus chromosome 18, mCerEla1.1, whole genome shotgun sequence includes the following:
- the LOC122673872 gene encoding melanoma-associated antigen 10-like yields the protein MSLGQKSECCKLEEDLQAPKEAQGLDCVQAPMAQKEEATSCPKSTISSSLPLLIPGTTEEEPATGALTAVQSSQGACFSPTATSATPLSQPDENSRSQEEEEPSTSQSPPDPESLLGDELNNKVAELVPFLCVKYVTKEPTTKAEMLKSVIREYKDNFPDIFSKVCECMEVVFGLEVKEVDPTRHSYELVKTLNLTYDGMLSNDGRMPKTGFLILILGMIFMEGNCVPEEKIWKLLNTMGMYAGQEDFIYGEPRKLITKDLVEEQYLQYRQVPHSDPPDYEFLWGPRAYAETSKMKVLEFFAKISGTDPTSFLFWYEEALRGERAQARTVSGDDTTAMASENSSVTSILP from the coding sequence ATGTCTCTAGGTCAGAAGAGTGAGTGCTGCAAGCTTGAGGAAGACCTTCAGGCCCCGAAAGAGGCACAGGGCCTAGACTGTGTGCAGGCTCCCATGGCTCAGAAGGAAGAGGCCACTTCCTGCCCCAAGTCTACcatctcctcttccctccccctgtTGATccctggaaccacagaggaggaaCCTGCCACTGGGGCACTGACTGCTGTCCAGAGTTCTCAGGGAGCCTGCTTCTCACCCACTGCCACCTCAGCCACTCCACTGAGTCAACCTGATGAAAATTCCAGAAGccaagaggaggaggagcccAGCACCTCCCAGTCTCCACCAGATCCTGAGTCCTTGCTCGGTGATGAGCTAAACAACAAGGTGGCTGAACTGGTGCCGTTCCTGTGTGTCAAATATGTAACAAAGGAACCCACCACAAAAGCAGAAATGCTGAAGAGTGTCATCAGAGAATACAAGGACAACTTCCCTGATATCTTCAGCAAAGTCTGTGAGTGCATGGAGGTGGTCTTTGGCCTTGAAGTGAAAGAAGTGGACCCCACGAGACACTCCTATGAGCTGGTCAAAACACTCAACCTCACCTACGATGGGATGCTGAGTAATGATGGGAGAATGCCCAAGACTGGCTTCCTGATACTTATCCTGGGTATGATCTTCATGGAGGGTAACTGTGTCCCTGAGGAGAAAATCTGGAAATTATTGAATACTATGGGGATGTATGCTGGGCAGGAGGATTTCATCTACGGGGAGCCCAGGAAACTCATCACCAAAGATTTGGTGGAGGAACAATATCTACAGTATCGACAGGTGCCTCACAGTGATCCTCCAGATTATGAATTCCTATGGGGTCCAAGGGCCTATGCTGAAACCAGTAAGATGAAAGTCCTGGAGTTTTTTGCCAAGATCAGTGGGACTGACCCCACTTCCTTCTTATTCTGGTATGAGGAAGCTTTGAGAGGTGAGAGAGCCCAGGCCAGAACTGTCTCTGGGGATGATACTACTGCCATGGCCAGTGAAAATTCCAGTGTCACGTCCATCCTGCCCTGA